DNA from Phocoena phocoena chromosome 1, mPhoPho1.1, whole genome shotgun sequence:
CTCTAGCTGTGAGGAGAACGGGCTGGACCTAGAGCTGACTGGCTCCTCCCCAGGGGCGGGAAGCTAAGGGGAGAGACCAATCCCGAGGACAGTGCTGACTCACAGGCTCTGAGGGGCTAAGCCTCCAGCACTGCCCCAACCCAGAACTCTTACAGGGCAGAGCGATCCATgcccgcgccccccccccaccccgccccggtaCAAACAGCAAGTAATCTGAAGAGGAATaaagagggagtgggagggaaggatggaggagtgagaaggaaaggagggtggCAAGAGGAGGTCTGCATCAATCCAAACCAGACATGGGCAGGCCAAAGGGAGCAGGAAACTAAGGGAGGGCAGCGGGGGGAATgagggaggaaacagaggcagctgggggtgggaaagggaggggattCCTGAGCTCAGCAATTCCCTTCCTGTCCTAGTTGAACACTCAaactccctcctcctccaggcccGGCCACCCCCGGCGACCCCCCACCACTATCACACATGGGGTGGCAGCCCCAGGGAGCCTGGGCCATTAGCATCCTCTGCTACCACAGCTGTGGAGGGAGCtaaagaaatgggaaaaggaaggaCGTGGTCCCAGTGGATGCAGGGAGGGGCCAAGAGGAAGGGCAAAGCTGGTGAAGTAAGGGGAATAAAGTCCAACCTGGGTGGTGCATCAGGGAGCCACCAGGCAGGAGCTGGAGCAGAGGACAGGCTGGTGGAGGCTTGTTCTCCATGCATGGCGCCTACCATGCCAAGGAGCAGCGGCCCATGCCAAGCACTCTTCTGTCCCCCTTTCCACAGCGAAGCAAGCTGTCAAGGGTAGAAGGGGTGGGGGCGGCCAGGGCATTGACACTAAGGTCAGCTCCCTGGACCTGCGGGTAAGCTCATACCCCTCCTCTTGCAGTAGTGACTGGGAAGGGAGCAGGTGTCCACCACAGAGCACGATGCCCCTCACGCCAGAGGCAGAGTCTGGCTGGAGGAAATGGGAGAGTGCAACAGTTCTCCAAGAGAAGTGGGGGCTACGGGCCATGAAGGGACAGAGGGGGCAGAAGACAAATCTGCTAAGGAGAAAGGGGTGCCAGGAGAAGGACTGAGGATGGACACAGGGAACAGTCCCAAACCCATTCCTTCCGCCCACAGCTTCCTTCCACAGCTCTGCTCAAGGGGGCCATAAAGGAAGTTGGAAAGTGACCCAAAAAAGTAGTTGTAAAAGATCCATATAACCCCCCAGGCTCACCGCAGAATTACCTATCCTTAAATTTACttcagaatataaaaagatgCAAATTATCATATGATTATAGCAATGAACAACACTAGCACTTAAAACATGTTAGATACTGTGCATATCACCTCCCACTTAGTCCTCCAGGGAGAGCTTTGCCACTCCATGCACCACTCCCGAGAAGAAATTCTATCACTCTGTTTCCTAAAGACTCAGCGCCCAGGCATAGAGAGAATGAGGAAAGTATTCTGCCAAAGCCTCAcacccccatcacacacacacacacacacacacacacacacacacacacacacacacacaccaggatgTCCTCATCTTTAGAGGTGGGCATTCTATGGGTGCCTGCAGGATCCAGAAGCAGGGAATGACCAACAGGTGTGAGCATTgttagaaaagaaagaggaagtagggattttttaatttatgtaggAAGAAAGGAGATTGCTACTGGGAATCCGGGTGACTGGAAGAAGCTGCGTGTGGCTTCTCAGCCCAGCAGGGAGGAGGAGGCAAGAGCGGCGGAAAGTAGCAGGAAATGGCGAAAGCTCAGGAATGTTTCCAGAAGGGAAGGCTGGGCAAGCGGGACCAGGAGGAATGCCCAGACTAGAACTCCGgttagggggaggggaagagccaGAGAAGTGGTGGGGCCTGAGGAgtcccttaaaaaagaaaatcaaacagcaAAAAGGACACTATTACCTACACCCACTCCAAGCCACCGTTTTCTGGTGGTGGAAAACTTTCTCTCCTGTCACACCCACATGTCACACACCAACAAATCCATGGCCCTACCCAGCTCCCGACGTACAGGTATGAGACAAACAGCTGTTTCTGGGGTGGAGTCGGtcctgggagtggggctgggaatCTATGAGcgagtctccctcccactctcgtACCAAACCCCAAGTCCAGCCCCCTTCAAGTAGGTCCACCCTTGGAAGGGGgtaagggagaggaaaagggctGCCTCTAATCTCTTACTCCTCAGAGCCAGAGATGTGAACTTCTGACTTCCTACCCAGTGGAGCATGAGAGCTCAGGAAAACTGAGCCAAAGtccccaaagagaaaaagaacaaggaaatgTTAAGCAGGTGAAGTTTCTGGGATTGAAGACAAAGCTTCTGAGGCGATGACCCGGGTCTTACAGGGATAACGCTCCTGAGGGGGCGTGGCCCTCTCAGGACGCGAGCATCAGAGAGACTCCCAGGAAGCAAGGCTTCTGGACACTCAGACGTGGATTAAAGAGGGGGCGGGGCTTCTAGAGGGGAGGAACCCCTAGAGAGGCGTGGCTTCTTGAATTCGAATAGTTCTTTGAGGGGCAGGGCTCTGCCCTTTCGGGAGATAGGCTTTTTGATAGACAGGAGTTGGCGGAGAATCGTCGCTAGGAGGCGGAGTTTCGGGGAATTGGAAGGACTAACGTAGGGTTTCTAGTAGTAGGGCCTGGAAGCATGTCTGGGGGTGGGACTTCCAGGAAAGTCGGGCGACAGAGTGGGGTCGGGgacaataaatagaaaacaagtcGGGGTTCGGGGAGCCCCCTGAAGTTGGGAGGTGGGACTTCCGGGGAGGGGGTCGCAGGGGCGGGGCTTATAAGTGAAGACCGGAAGTAGGGTCCCGGGAGAGGGGTTCCGGGGAGGAGGAGTGGGtcacctaaggagaaaaaaagtccCAACTCACCAGGGCTTCATGGAGTCTCCGCACCGCACCGCGGGCCGATTTGGTTCCGGATCACGCCACTGCCTTCTAAGGTCGCCGCTCCAACTTTCTCCCCGGGCCCGGCCTCCCTGGAGAAACTTTATTTCACTCACTTCCGGCCTCACTAACCCCTGACCCTCTACCTCATCGTCCCTCCTTCACCCGGCCCACTTTCCCGTGTCAGCCAATGGCAGCACGAGAACGCGCACAGGAGCCGTGATAGCCAATAAGAGGCCTAGTTTTGACCTGCGTTTGTTCTTGAGCAACGTAAGCAGTGCACTCCAATAAGGACTCAAGGAGAAGCAAATCTAAGCCAATCGGAGGCTTGAAGGTGGGGTTGTCCCGCCTTCCGCCAGAATGACCAATAGAAAGCGCGGGCGGTGTGTTTGAAAGCGAGGCCAAAGAGGGTGGGAGCGCGTGCTGCTGGGAGTTGTTTGGAGGTTGGCGGTGCGGGGCTGACGGTCGTCAGGCAGGGTGATTATGTCGCACAAGCAGATTTACTATTCGGACAAATACGACGACGAGGAGTTCGAGTACCGGTTAGTGCCGGCGCGGGGGCAATAACAAGGTCGTGAGCTTTGAAAAGTGAGGGCACGAGGAGTTAGTAACGCGGACTGAAGCTACAGAATGGCGCATGCGCGGGAGATGAAGGGACTGGGTGCGAGCCATGAGAGCGTAAGGCGCATGCGCGAAGGGTAGGGGGCGATCGTAAAAGAAATGCTCAAGTGGTAGAGAATTTGGAGTAAGCTCTCCTGTTGGGAGGAGGCGTGGGTGGACGTGGTTAGAGTATTAGAGTGCCGACCACCCTCAGCTTTGCGGGTTTCTGGATCATTCTCTCACCTTCACTGAGCAAATTGAATTTGCCTTCTTGAGACTACTTGTATCATGGCAACACCGTAGAGCCTCCTGGGAGAAGGTGGCAAAGGTGGATCCCGAATTTTCCTCGAGGCTTCAAAGTGAAGGGAGAGCCTGAGTGTTGCTTATTAATTCATGGAAAGGGGGCGTGGTTGCCTGGCTTGTTTTAGGAAGTGGGCTTCGAAGAATTGGAGTGGAATAAAACTGGCCAGGAGCATTGAGAAAAGACTTAATATAGACCTAATAGATTCCCGTCAAATATTTGAAGGGCATCTACTTAGGAAACAGTTATGGAGTGCTTATAGGTTTCAGGTGTTCTACTAAAGTGCAAGGATAAGCCATGGTCTCTGCTTTCAACAAACCTAAAAATCTGTGGAAGTAATGACAGATAGCAGAAAGAAGGTGATAATTGGTATGATAGAACTATGTACAGATTGTGGTGGGAGCACGTACGACTTGCCAAGCATGGTGAAGAAAGGACTCCCTATAGTTTGCATTTGATAAACCCTAAATCCATAATTCTAGATTAGAAAATTAGGGAAGACAAAGAATTCTACAAATATTGGCATTCGACCAATCTATATGAAGTGTAATACTTAAAACAACTGGAAGCTTGCTTTCCTTGTGTTTCTTCAGCCTATTGCAGGGCTCTGGGCCTTCTGGAGAACTCAGTGTCTGCTGACAAACAcactatttgtattatttttatgccAAATCCTTGGGAAAGGCCCCCCGGCCCTGTTTGGACCCAATTAACTTTCTTTTCCTCAGCTGTTTTCCTCTACATCTGAACTAGGCTAACTAAAATTAAGTGCTTATAATGTCTTTGCAGGGCTAGAAACATCACTAATTTCATCCCCTGGAAGATGTAAGTCTTGGCAGTGATATTTGGTTTAAGaaaagggtttgtttgtttttttggtctaaATAGGTATGGAAGCCAATCTTTATGCCAGGGACTTGTTAAGATGTAAGCTATTTTCAGACATTTAGACTAGAATTGACTCTTTGgtggaaaaaaatcccttttactTAGCACAGAGAGAGCATTCAGTACATTTTCATTGAAAATGATGAAGTCTGAATCACCCCAATTCATGTCAGAGTAGTAATTTCTTTGCCATGAAAGGAGACTTACCCTTGGTTAGAAAAGCATGGAGTTTCCCCCAAAGAAGTCTCATGGCACATCCCTTCAGAGTTAGGAAAATGAAGTTAGGATAGATCTTAAAGGATAAGATATATTTCACCCTTTGTTCTGACTCTTCCCTGATAGGGCTTTCCTCTCCATGAAAttacttctctcccttcctccttacaATTCTGTTCAAAATTGCCTTTACTtattaactgtgtgtgtgtgtgtgtgtgtgttgtggggttCCCATTATATTATTTTAGGGTCATCAACTAGAAGACTATAAGCTCCGAGAAGGCAGAGTCAATATATCAACAGTGCCTGGAATTTAGGTGCCCATTCACTGGTGTTATTCATTGATGTGtactttttaatatacttttgtgAGAATGTACGTATCTTGGCCTTTATTTCTAGCTGCCTCTGCCCCACAATAAGATTATATAAACTCCCTGCCATTAGGAACTAGTTTGTCTTTTCTTGCCTCTCTTGGCTTTATATGCAGGCACTCGTCTGACAGACTGTACCCAGTATTGATACAGATTCCCCACCTTCCCATGTTTCTGTTACAGGCATGTGATGTTGCCCAAGGACATAGCCAAGCTGGTCCCTAAAACCCATTTGATGTCTGAATCTGAATGGAGGAATCTTGGCGTTCAGCAGAGTCAGGGATGGGTCCATTATATGATCCATGAACCAGGTCAGTGCAATGGCAGAAAGCAACCATGTAGGACTGAGGAAATGAAGGAATGATAAGGTTGCATAACCCAAAGAAATAGGGGGAAAGTGGGGATGATTTACTAGTTTCTTAACTCACCAGACATCTAGAAAAACAGGAGTGACCAAAAATAAGAAAGTATCTGGGAAGTTCATAAACAACCTGTCACTGAAAAAACCTCCTTTAATCTCTAATTTggtcagaggattttttttttttttttaaggctacaTATACACTGGTAGAGGTTATTGGCCCCTGCTTCATTCTCCATCAGAAAGTGAATTTTGGGATGTGTTCCAAATAAACCAAGGAAAGTATATTTCTTGATAAGACACCAGACACCAAACTGCCAGACAAAACTAATAAAGGACGCCCCGGGGCTGCACAAACGTAGCAAGAGAACTGATACTGACAATTCTGTACTTGGCACACAGGCCAGGCTTCGGGGTCTGCTTCTAAGGCCATATGCTTAAATCTTAATTTAGTTGTAAAGATCTGAGTGGGTGATACCTGGGAAGTGGGAGTGGGAGATACTATAGGTTGTGCATAGGATGATGTGAGCTTGTCTCTTAGATTTCACTCACTCTTTCAGAACCTCACATCTTGCTGTTCCGGCGGCCACTGCCCAAGAAGCCAAAGAAATGAAGCTGGGGAGCAACTTTTCAGCCTCATGCTTTATACAGCTGTCTTCATTTGCTAACATCTTTCTGATGACATTATTATGTTGCCTTCCTGTTTCTCACTTTGATATTTAAAGGATGTTCAGTACACTGTTTGAACGTGTTGGAGACTGCTTTGCTTCTTGAGCAGAACCAACAGGACCATGGCCCAGCCAGACAACTGCTCTTTGGGTTGCAGCCTCAGCTAAGTGTGACCCCCAAAACCAGTGTGAGCTCTGTATCCCGCAGAACACACTTGGCAGATGGAGGAAGCATCTAAGAATAAGACCGTGGCTGTTACAGGGATTGTGTaaacttcctgtttttttttctgccagGTGTTGTATGTATGGTGATTTATGTTTCAATGTGTTGGaaactttccattttattcaAGAAATCTGTTCCATGTTAAAAAGCCTTGATTAAAGAGGAAGTTTTTATAATCTAATTCTCTCATTGTAAAGGTTTTTCCCCCTCTCAGGGCAAGCATCACATTCGCTATCATGGTTCTAATTATATGCCCTTCAGTGAGATAATGAAGTTCAGCTCTTTGTTAATAATGAGGTTTATTTCAACATTCAGGTAACTGGTTTTTAATCTACTTTAAGCAGACTCTGCTGTCAAACATCTACTGAAATATATTTCACTCTAACTACAGGCCTAAGAAAGAGGTTATATGGGGACAACTTCATCTCATCAAAACAAATGAATTCTTTTCTACAGTCAGGGATGCTGCCATTAACGTAGTCCTGATTTTTGAAGGGTACACAAGGGTAAAGGGAGGAGGCTGTCAGCCAGAGGCTGCCAGTGCACTCCACTTCCTGACCAGCCTAAGGCTCAGGCACACCTCTGGCCTGTTCACTCTGCACAATGGTTTGGGGGTGTTTTCAGTGGTTCTCACTTTGGCTgaacattggaatcacctgggtaGCTTTAAAAGTGCTGATGACTAAGTCATTCGCAGGGAAGTTgacttaattggtctggggtgtggcctggATGAGGGAATATCAAGCATTCTTACACAGGTAGTTACAGCACTAACCTTTGAGAAAACAGTTGTAAACTGTGGCTATTTGAGAAAACATTTCGCCAAATAATAGCTTACCCTCTACTTTGAACAGAAGTGCTAAGTAAGGGAGATTAATCTTCCCACTTCTCTCTGTCttccattcattttttccttagaGCAGTAGTAGTtcaagtgtggtccctggaccagaagcatcaacatcacctggaaactCCTTAGAAGTGTCCATTCTTGGGCTccaccctagacctactgaatcaaactcTGAGAGTAGAACCTAGTgacattttaacaagctctctaGGTGATTCTGGTGCATACTTAAGCTTGAGAACCCACTGTAAAGGATCAGACCAGAGCTGATGTTTTGGGGAGGGCGGCGGGGCTTGTCAAATATCACCATTACTAAGAAAGATGATGTAGCATATATGGCTTATGTCATTAGGAAGGCctgactttgtttttttagagCTGAGACTCTCTTAATTGGAAAAAACACGGGGCTTATTATTTGAGAAAGAAGGGTCTAGAAGCCTGGCTCTACCATTCACTGTAGTGTTTTGTGGTTGTTGTATGGCATCCCTTCACCTTTTTGagcctgttgcccatctgtaaaaggggcaTCATATCTATCTTAGAGGGGTTTTAGGAGAGTAGAATGAGGCCAGGTGTGGTTCAGCAGTCctctaaatgaatgaattttagagCTTTACTACAGAAAACAGTGGCATCAGCATGACAGGAGtgtggtgctccaaggacaatTATGCTTAAAGGACAAAGAACGACCCTGCCTGAAAAAGTTGCAGCATTACACCCCCTACCGGACTCTTAATCGCCCTCCCCACCACATTGAGATGGTTAcgaaattcctgagcccacctgggcaACACCCACCTGGTCAATGGGAcctgtcccaaataaggaaaggcatctgGGCTGTCCCACTCTCACCAGATAGAAGGAAGGTGTATGTGCCTCAGCCAATCAGTAAACGAAATTTTCACCCcgaccattcttttattttctggctataaaaactgatCAATAGCACATGTTCGGGCTTGACTCTGCCAGACTGCTAGGAAGTTGGCCCACTGTTCTGGCAGCGacccttccctctaataaattctatctttACATTCTGcctgtgtctggaaattcttttccaacccgcGTTCAGACCACAACATTGGTGGCCTATACGGGGATCTCCAGGGGCatctctttccccacctcctctcctcattCCTTGGGACCCTCTGTGAACAGGCAAGTTGCTGTGGAAGCAACGGAGGAACTCTGGCCAGGGCCACAGCCTGTGTGTTCCGAAGGCTCCACGGTTCACTTTGCCCCTGTAACTGCCTCCCAGAGCAGGTGAGGATCCCTCTGTCTTCCTTCCGACTGAGGACTAGGCCAAAGGGTATCGTGCGGGCATGGGTAAGGCATTTAAAAGCCATTAGGGTGCCTGCTGCTTGAAGACTCCCGTGAAAGGATAAGGGGGTCACGGAACGGACCAGGCTATTAGAGCGTCTGCCCCCAGCAAGACAACTTCCGTGCAACGCGAGTCACATTGTGGACAAAGCAAAACACAGCCCCCAGTCCCTTGGCCACCGCCTCCTCGGTAGGGATAGAAGGTGGAATCCTCAGTCCTCTTTTCTGTCgcttctgcttctttctcctcaGCTCGGACTGACTCCAAAGGACCTCACTGCCTCTAGGTCGTCCCGGGAGCTCCTTCCCATCCCTGAGAGTCTAATAACGGTGAGTCAATTCCCGGCTGGCTTCCGGGGATTCCCCTCTCTGGTCACTGATGCCCTGGCCGCACGgtttctcactgctctggccacCTCAGTCAGACGCAACAGCTGAGACAGTCAGCATTTTTGTGCCTAAGTCGCACGGAGACGTCACTGAGACAAAGAGGGCACATATGCctgtcagtgattttttttttttttgcctgtcagTGATTCTCAGTACCCCCATTCTATGGCATTGGGGCTAAGAATGGGTTCAGGTACATCTGTCCCCTTAGACTCACCTCTTGTTTATATTCTCAGGAAT
Protein-coding regions in this window:
- the CKS1B gene encoding cyclin-dependent kinases regulatory subunit 1, producing the protein MSHKQIYYSDKYDDEEFEYRHVMLPKDIAKLVPKTHLMSESEWRNLGVQQSQGWVHYMIHEPEPHILLFRRPLPKKPKK